A part of Candidatus Thorarchaeota archaeon genomic DNA contains:
- the hutI gene encoding imidazolonepropionase: MKPDLVFTDIGQLATLQGNSTQPKRGEELRDLSIVENGAVAVKDGKFIAVGSTKEVLSEIEDDNVDKLEFPNMLALPGFVDSHTHLVFGGSREKDFAMKLAGKSYMEILEAGGGILNTLKATRKAPRVTLCKNGFSYANNMLGHGTTTVEAKSGYGLNVQDELKILKAIKEIDERMPMEVIPTFLGAHAIPPEYKGQRDDYVDLVVNEMIPAVAERNLAEFCDVFCEEGVFDIEQSRQILKAAKEAGMKLKVHADEIVHLGGAGLAAELGAISADHLLQAADSDLEAMKKSGTIATILPATAFSLDTKYADARNMIEMGLPVALATDFNPNCANESMFFTIALACYKMKMHPREAISAATINAAHALDRQESLGSIEVGKKANMILLECPNPEYLSYRFAMNLTHTVLVNGQVVNTKLGP; the protein is encoded by the coding sequence ATGAAGCCCGACTTAGTATTTACAGATATTGGCCAACTTGCCACTCTTCAAGGAAACAGCACACAGCCAAAGAGAGGTGAAGAGCTCAGAGATCTTTCTATTGTCGAAAACGGTGCAGTAGCAGTAAAGGATGGTAAATTCATTGCAGTAGGTTCAACGAAAGAAGTTCTCTCAGAGATTGAAGATGATAATGTAGACAAGCTTGAATTCCCCAATATGCTTGCTCTACCCGGTTTCGTTGACAGTCATACACACCTAGTCTTCGGGGGGTCCCGTGAGAAGGATTTCGCGATGAAACTTGCTGGTAAGAGCTACATGGAGATTCTAGAGGCAGGTGGTGGAATCCTCAACACCCTAAAAGCAACACGAAAGGCACCTCGTGTAACATTATGCAAAAATGGTTTCAGCTATGCGAATAACATGCTCGGACATGGTACTACGACAGTGGAAGCAAAAAGTGGCTATGGCCTTAACGTACAGGATGAGCTGAAGATACTCAAAGCTATCAAGGAAATAGACGAAAGAATGCCAATGGAAGTTATTCCGACATTCCTTGGTGCACATGCCATTCCACCAGAGTACAAGGGGCAAAGGGATGATTATGTCGATTTGGTAGTCAATGAGATGATACCAGCTGTGGCTGAGCGCAATCTTGCTGAGTTTTGTGATGTGTTTTGTGAAGAAGGAGTGTTCGACATAGAACAATCACGACAGATTCTGAAAGCAGCAAAGGAAGCTGGAATGAAGCTGAAGGTCCATGCTGATGAAATCGTCCACCTTGGTGGTGCGGGTTTGGCAGCAGAACTTGGAGCTATTTCAGCTGATCACCTCCTCCAAGCGGCTGACTCGGATCTAGAAGCAATGAAAAAGTCAGGAACAATAGCAACTATTCTTCCGGCTACAGCATTTAGCCTTGATACGAAATACGCAGATGCAAGAAATATGATTGAAATGGGACTGCCTGTAGCACTCGCTACGGATTTCAATCCGAATTGTGCAAATGAATCAATGTTCTTCACAATCGCCCTTGCGTGTTACAAAATGAAAATGCATCCGCGAGAAGCCATATCTGCTGCAACAATAAACGCGGCTCATGCACTGGATCGTCAAGAAAGCTTGGGAAGTATTGAAGTAGGCAAGAAAGCAAATATGATTCTCCTTGAGTGTCCAAATCCTGAATATCTATCCTATCGATTTGCTATGAACCTCACGCACACTGTACTTGTAAATGGGCAGGTAGTAAATACAAAACTTGGTCCGTAA
- a CDS encoding metal-dependent transcriptional regulator, translating to MSKDTNHELTKTMEQYLETIYDLQKKDGFATVTDIAEVRDVKAPSVTYVLQKLGDAELVNYEKYRSVTLTPEGMKIAKRLERIHETLRWFLKLIGVDEEIADEDACEIEHIVRPETVTKLTQFAEWVKGAPKSPTWLTHFREYQETGARSSECEEED from the coding sequence TTGTCCAAAGATACAAATCATGAATTAACAAAAACCATGGAACAGTACCTTGAGACAATATACGATTTGCAGAAGAAGGACGGCTTTGCCACGGTTACTGACATTGCAGAAGTGCGCGATGTGAAGGCTCCCAGTGTAACATATGTTCTCCAGAAGCTTGGTGATGCCGAGCTTGTTAACTATGAGAAGTATCGCAGCGTAACGCTAACCCCAGAAGGAATGAAAATCGCAAAACGTCTTGAGCGCATACATGAAACATTGAGATGGTTCTTGAAGCTTATTGGTGTCGATGAAGAAATCGCCGATGAAGATGCCTGCGAAATCGAGCATATAGTTCGTCCGGAAACGGTTACAAAACTAACTCAATTCGCTGAATGGGTTAAGGGTGCCCCAAAAAGCCCAACATGGCTGACCCACTTCCGAGAATACCAAGAGACCGGGGCTCGATCTTCTGAGTGTGAGGAAGAAGACTAG
- a CDS encoding hydrogenase iron-sulfur subunit: protein MKQETDFEPRIVAFLCNWCSYAGADLAGTSRVQYSPTVHNVRVNCSGRVDPVFVIHALLSGADGVLVAGCHPGDCHYKVGNLYARRRMMILKEVIETVGIPADRIRLEWISASEGGRFGEIVDDFAARIQEIGPNSLNGGP, encoded by the coding sequence ATGAAGCAAGAAACTGACTTCGAGCCAAGAATAGTTGCATTTCTCTGTAACTGGTGCAGTTATGCAGGTGCAGATCTAGCCGGTACAAGTCGTGTGCAATACTCTCCAACTGTACACAATGTCAGAGTTAACTGTTCAGGGAGAGTAGATCCCGTCTTTGTGATTCACGCTTTGCTCAGTGGAGCAGATGGTGTGCTAGTTGCAGGGTGTCATCCAGGGGATTGTCACTACAAGGTGGGAAACCTCTATGCAAGAAGAAGGATGATGATACTCAAAGAAGTCATAGAAACGGTGGGAATACCGGCAGATAGAATCCGCTTGGAATGGATATCCGCCTCAGAAGGTGGAAGATTCGGAGAGATTGTTGACGATTTCGCTGCACGAATCCAAGAGATTGGTCCAAATTCCCTCAATGGAGGTCCCTAG
- the fdhF gene encoding formate dehydrogenase subunit alpha, with protein MLQYEATICPYCSCGCGLYLVVKNGRIIGQEPWKEHPVNEGTHCPKGMNAYQFLYAEDRLTTPLIRRNGKLEEGTWDEAFDHIASRLEEAKSDEFGMLASGKNTNEDAYVLQKFARVVMGTNNIEYCGRLCHSPSAAGLGPTVGSGVMPISELDIDKADCIFLAGINPKETFPMITRRILRAKKKGARVIVLDPRKSVSARDLADLHLQHKPGTDIAVLNTMIKTILDENLEDKEFIVSRTEGIDRLRSHLSSLQFDDVETKTGLPLERMQQAARWIAESDICTILYNQGLNQHTSGSDNVKAIATLALLTGQYGRPGAGVCPTRGQINGEGTGDMGCLNVFYPGFKKVGTGAHEVFEKLWEVADLPSKPGLPYTKMLQETNWLWVVGTNPVMAAPDANAVRKALQEKDLLIVQDIFLNETAELADIVLPAATWVERQGVHAYIDRRVQKITKIVNPPGEARPDWWIVCQVAERMGHGQKFRFSSSEEVFEEIRKCVPSYSGITYDRLDEAIGGIQWPCPNENHPGTSTFFTEKFNTPDGFGHLQAVDSNSPAETPDNDYPYFLTTGRSIFHYHTGTMSRRTPKLDTEVPRCFCQINPKDADLEGIRNKDELLVSTRRGSITAVAQVTESVPNGMLFVPIHFSESNANELTNSVVDPACGMPEYKVSAAKIEGIK; from the coding sequence ATGCTCCAATATGAGGCAACGATTTGTCCATACTGTAGCTGTGGCTGTGGATTGTATCTGGTGGTTAAGAACGGAAGAATCATTGGGCAAGAACCTTGGAAGGAACACCCTGTAAACGAAGGGACACACTGTCCCAAGGGAATGAATGCTTACCAATTCTTGTATGCTGAAGACAGACTGACTACTCCACTGATAAGAAGAAATGGCAAATTGGAGGAAGGTACATGGGATGAAGCTTTTGATCATATAGCCAGCAGACTGGAAGAGGCCAAATCTGACGAATTTGGTATGTTGGCTTCTGGTAAGAACACTAACGAAGATGCATATGTATTGCAGAAATTTGCTCGAGTTGTGATGGGAACGAACAATATCGAGTATTGTGGTCGTTTGTGCCATTCACCTAGTGCAGCAGGTTTGGGTCCAACAGTTGGATCTGGTGTCATGCCGATATCAGAACTGGACATCGACAAGGCTGATTGCATCTTCCTAGCTGGAATCAATCCAAAAGAAACGTTCCCAATGATAACAAGAAGGATTCTGCGAGCGAAGAAGAAAGGAGCAAGAGTCATCGTATTGGACCCAAGAAAATCGGTTAGTGCAAGAGATTTAGCAGATCTGCATCTCCAGCACAAACCAGGCACAGATATTGCCGTACTCAATACTATGATCAAAACGATTCTTGATGAGAATCTAGAGGACAAGGAATTCATCGTTTCGAGAACAGAGGGGATAGATAGGCTAAGGAGCCACTTGTCTTCGCTGCAATTTGATGATGTGGAAACGAAAACTGGTTTACCCTTGGAAAGAATGCAGCAGGCGGCGAGATGGATTGCGGAGTCGGATATTTGTACTATACTGTACAATCAGGGACTCAATCAACATACCTCAGGTTCGGACAATGTCAAAGCCATTGCTACGCTTGCCTTGTTAACAGGGCAGTATGGTAGACCAGGAGCTGGAGTATGTCCCACTCGGGGGCAAATCAATGGTGAAGGTACCGGAGATATGGGCTGTCTCAATGTGTTTTATCCTGGCTTCAAGAAAGTAGGAACGGGAGCACATGAGGTATTCGAGAAGTTATGGGAGGTGGCCGATTTGCCTTCCAAACCTGGATTGCCTTACACCAAAATGCTCCAAGAAACCAATTGGCTATGGGTGGTAGGAACTAATCCAGTAATGGCGGCCCCGGATGCTAACGCAGTAAGGAAGGCTCTACAAGAGAAGGACTTGCTCATCGTCCAAGATATCTTTCTCAATGAGACTGCTGAGTTAGCAGATATCGTCTTGCCAGCAGCAACGTGGGTGGAAAGGCAGGGAGTCCATGCCTATATTGACAGACGGGTACAGAAAATTACCAAAATAGTTAATCCGCCAGGTGAAGCGAGACCAGATTGGTGGATTGTTTGCCAAGTTGCAGAAAGGATGGGCCATGGTCAGAAATTCAGGTTCTCCTCTTCAGAGGAGGTTTTCGAGGAGATACGGAAATGTGTTCCATCATACAGTGGGATAACATATGACAGGCTTGATGAAGCAATTGGAGGTATTCAATGGCCATGCCCAAATGAAAATCATCCAGGGACATCAACCTTCTTCACAGAGAAGTTCAATACTCCAGACGGGTTCGGCCATCTTCAAGCAGTAGATTCCAACTCTCCTGCCGAGACACCGGACAATGACTACCCATATTTCCTGACGACCGGCAGAAGCATCTTCCATTATCATACCGGTACAATGAGTCGAAGAACGCCAAAGCTTGATACCGAGGTTCCGAGATGCTTTTGTCAAATCAATCCAAAAGACGCTGATTTGGAAGGAATCAGAAACAAAGATGAGCTTCTCGTGAGTACTAGAAGAGGTAGTATAACGGCAGTGGCGCAAGTAACCGAGTCAGTACCGAATGGCATGCTTTTCGTTCCCATTCATTTTAGTGAATCAAATGCCAATGAATTGACTAACTCTGTCGTGGATCCAGCTTGTGGTATGCCCGAGTACAAAGTCTCAGCAGCAAAAATCGAGGGGATAAAATGA
- the hutH gene encoding histidine ammonia-lyase: MVIHVDGESLTIPDVVKVAREHVEVSLDEDAKQRVVRSREVVEKAVEEGKTVYGVNTGFGDLARVAIEETDLENLQVNLLRSHSSGVGSPFSTDVVRAMMLLRANALAKGFSGVRLEVIETLLAMLNYGVIPIVPQKGSVGASGDLAPLAHMALVLIGEGAAEYEGERMEGDKALELAGIEPIKLGAKEGVALINGTQPMTALGVLTVHDALNLVKDAIIAASMSLEALRGTRTAFDERIHKIRPHSGQIAIARALMEVLRDSEINQSHADCGKVQDAYSLRCAPQVLGASLDAIEYVKTVLDTEINSATDNPLIFPENNDVLSGGNFHGQPIALAMDFLSTALSELASISERRIYRLTDSKVSGLAPFLTEGSGLQSGMMIAQYTAAALVSENKTLAHPASVDSIPTSAGQEDHVSMGMIAARHAYEILDNVKTVVAIEYMCAAQGLDLLAPLQPSDPLKAAYKAIRKFVNRLRDDRSLTNDIEQIRSLMDSGKIASAVERETGSLLG, from the coding sequence TTGGTAATTCATGTTGATGGAGAAAGCTTGACCATTCCCGATGTTGTGAAAGTGGCAAGGGAGCATGTCGAAGTTTCCTTGGATGAAGATGCAAAACAAAGGGTAGTTCGAAGTCGTGAGGTGGTTGAAAAAGCGGTGGAAGAGGGGAAAACTGTATATGGTGTAAATACCGGCTTTGGTGACCTTGCCCGTGTAGCGATCGAAGAAACCGATTTGGAGAACCTGCAGGTCAATCTTCTCCGGAGTCATAGCTCTGGGGTTGGCTCCCCTTTTTCGACTGATGTCGTGCGGGCCATGATGCTTTTGCGTGCCAATGCATTGGCGAAGGGTTTCTCAGGTGTACGTCTAGAAGTAATAGAGACCTTGTTGGCTATGCTTAATTATGGAGTCATCCCCATAGTACCTCAAAAGGGGTCTGTAGGAGCTAGCGGAGACTTGGCTCCTCTGGCCCATATGGCACTTGTACTGATTGGGGAAGGTGCCGCAGAGTACGAAGGGGAAAGAATGGAGGGAGATAAGGCATTGGAACTGGCGGGAATAGAGCCCATCAAACTCGGTGCGAAAGAAGGCGTCGCTCTCATCAATGGAACCCAACCAATGACAGCTCTTGGCGTTCTTACTGTACATGACGCCCTTAATCTGGTTAAGGATGCGATTATTGCAGCTTCTATGAGTCTCGAAGCACTTAGGGGTACTCGAACCGCATTTGATGAACGTATCCACAAAATCAGACCTCATAGTGGCCAGATTGCGATTGCCCGTGCTCTGATGGAAGTACTTAGAGACAGTGAAATCAACCAATCGCATGCAGACTGTGGAAAGGTTCAGGATGCTTACTCCCTGCGTTGTGCCCCCCAGGTTCTAGGAGCTTCACTTGATGCAATTGAATACGTGAAGACGGTTCTGGATACCGAGATTAACTCAGCTACAGATAATCCCCTTATTTTTCCGGAGAATAACGATGTGTTGTCTGGGGGAAACTTTCATGGTCAACCGATTGCACTAGCAATGGACTTCCTATCTACAGCCCTTTCCGAACTTGCTAGTATCTCCGAGCGGCGTATCTACCGTCTGACTGACTCGAAGGTTAGTGGTCTTGCTCCTTTCCTCACGGAAGGCAGCGGCTTACAGTCGGGGATGATGATTGCCCAATATACAGCCGCCGCACTTGTTTCAGAAAACAAGACACTCGCACATCCTGCAAGTGTCGACTCGATTCCAACGAGTGCTGGACAAGAAGATCACGTCAGCATGGGGATGATAGCGGCTAGGCATGCATATGAGATTCTGGATAATGTGAAAACTGTAGTTGCTATCGAGTATATGTGTGCTGCACAAGGGTTGGATCTCCTTGCACCTCTTCAGCCGTCTGATCCGTTGAAAGCTGCGTACAAGGCAATTCGAAAATTCGTAAATCGTCTTCGTGATGACCGTTCTCTCACTAATGACATAGAACAGATCAGAAGTCTTATGGATTCCGGGAAAATAGCTTCTGCTGTGGAACGGGAAACCGGGTCGCTCTTAGGTTAG